CCACCTACCAGGAGAAGGACGCCGCCGCCCAGCGGCTGGTGCTCAAGGCCGAGGGCAAGGAGACCCGGGGCAACGGGACCGCCGCGGCGACCGTCACCGCCCAGCTGAAGCCCGAGGGGGACGCCACCCACGTGGTGATCACCACCGATCTCGCGATCTCCGGTAAGGCCGCCCAGTTCGGCCGCGGGGTGCTGGCCGACGTCTCCGGCAACCTGATCGCCCAGTTCGCCCGCAGCCTGGAAGCCGAACTGCTCGGCGGCGCACCGGCGTCGACCACGGCCGCACCGACGGCCGAGACGGCCGCCGCCGCGGCCCAGCCTGCGGCCGACTCGGTGGATCTGCTCAAGGTCGTCGCGGTGCCGATGGCGAAGCGGTTCGCGCCCGTCATCGCGGCCGCGGCCGCGGCCGGAGCCATCGGTTTCCTGGTCGGCCGTCGCGCTGACCGACACAGGGGCAAGGCTGTCCATCCGGCGGCTGTCAAGACCGATGAGCTGCTCGCCGCGCTGACGAAGCTGCTCGCGTGAAAGCGGCCCCGTTCGACTATCACCGCCCCGCCACGGTGGCCGAGGCGGTGCAGACGCTCGCCGAATTCGGTGACGAGGCCAAGGTGCTCGCCGGCGGTCAGAGCCTCATCCCGCTACTGGCCATGCGGCTCACGCATTTCGAGAATCTGGTGGACATCTCCCGGGTCCCGGAACTGCAGGGGATCGACCTGGTGGACGGCGAGGTCGTGATCGCCGCCGGCACATCGCACGCGCTGGTCGGGATGGACGACGAGGTGGCGGACTCGGTGCCGCTGCTGTCGCTGGCCGCCCCGCACATCGGCCACTTCCAGATCCGCAACCGGGGCACCCTCGGCGGCGCCATCGCGCACGCCGACCCGGCGGCCGAGTTCGCGTCCGTGGCATTGACCTTGGACGCCACCATCGTCGCGGCCTCGGCCCGTGGCGACCGGCAGATCGCGGCCGCCGACTTCTTCACCGGGCTGTGGGAGAACTCGCTGGCTGCCGATGAACTGCTGCGCGAGGTCCGGTTCCCGGTATGGTCCGGTCGGGTCGGCTTCGGCGTGCACGAATTCGCACGCCGGCACGGCGATTTCGCGATCGCCGGGGCCACCGTGGCAGTCGAGCTGGACGACGACGACCGGGTGGTGCGCTGTGGCGTCGGCCTGCTCGGGCTGGGCTCCACCCCGGAACGGGGCACGCCCGCCGAACAGGCCGTCACCGGCCGGCCGGTCACCGATATCACCGCCGAGGAGTTCGGCCGGCTGGCACTGTCCGACCTCCAGGACGTGCCGACCGACCTGCAGGGCTCACCGTCCTACCGCCGACGGGTCGGCGCGGCGATGGTGGCCCGGGCCTGGACCGACGCAACCACGGAGGCGCTCAATGCATGAACTACCCGTCAACCTCTCGGTGAACGGTCGCGAGTACACCGGCACCGTCGAACCGCGGGTCACCCTCGCCGACCACCTGCGGGAGAACTGTGGGCTGACCGGCACCCACCTGGGCTGCGAGCACGGCGCGTGCGGCGCCTGCACCGTCCTGCTGGACGGTCAGGCGGTGCGGTCCTGCCTGGTGCTGGCCGTGCAGGCCGACGGCCAGGAGGTGACCACCGTGGAGGGCATCGCGTCCCCCGACGGTGAGCTGTCCCCCGTGCAGGCCGCCATGCGCGAATGCCACGGCCTGCAATGTGGCTTCTGCACACCGGGATTCGTCACCAGTATCACCGCGCTGCTGCGCGACAACCCGAACCCCAGCGACGCGGAGATCCGCGAGGGCCTGTCCGGGAACTTCTGCCGGTGTACGGGCTATCAGGGCATCGTCAACGCGGTGAAGCGCGCCGGCGAACTGATGAGCGGTCCGACGGCATAGGCTGAATTCATGCGGACCCGGACGATCAGCGGTACCGTCGCCGCAGCCCTGCTCGGCGCGGCCACCGCGCTGGCCGCGCCGGCCGCCGCCGACGAGCAGACCGACCAGCAGTTCCTCACGGTCATCGCCGAGCACGGTGTGCAGGCCGGTGACGATCCGGTCGGGCTGGCCCAGACGATGTGCCGCAAGCTGGGCAACGGCGGCAAGAAGGGCGTGCAGGCCGCCTTGACCTACATCCAGGACAACACCGACCTGGACAGCGAGGGCATCACCACCTTCGCCGGCATCGCCGCCCAGGTGTACTGCCCGGACAAGGTCAAGAACACCGAGTAGTCACAGGTCGGGCATCACCCCGCGCAGCCCCTCGGCCCCGAAGACCGGCTCCAGCATCGCCGAGAGGTCCGGTCCGCGGCGCAGGCCGTGTCCGCCGTCGATGTTGATGACCTGACCGGTGATCCAGCCCGCGGCGTCGCTGAGCAGGAACACCGCGGCGTTGGCGATGTCCTCGACCTCCCCGTGCCGCGGCAGCGGGGTGTTGGCGGCGTAGTCGCCACTCAACTCCGGCATCGACAGGATCGGCGCGACCATATCGGTGGCGATCAGACCCGGGCGGATCGAGTTGACCCGCACCCAGGACGGTCCGAGTTCATCGGCGGCCAGCATCATCAGGTGATCCAGCGCCGCCTTGGTGACGCCGTAGGCGCCGAACCAGCGGTGGGTGTTGCTCGCGGCGATCGACGAGATCCCGATGAAGGAGCCGCCGCCCCCGCGGACCAGTTCGCGTGCCGAGTGTTTGAGCACGTACATGCTGCCGTTGACGTTCAGGTCGACCGCACGGCGCCAGCCCTCGGAGTCCACCTGCGTCAGCGGTCCGATGGTCTCGGTTCCGCCGGCGCAGTGCACCACCCCGTGCAACCGGCCGGTCCAGGCCGTCGCCGCGTCGACCGCCCGGGCCACCTCGTCCTCGTTGGTCACATCGGCGGGTTCGAAGCGCACCTCGCCGTCCCCGCCGGTCGCGGTGATCTCCTCGGCCGCGGCGGCCAGCTTGTCCGCGTTGCGCCCGACCAGCAGCGCCTTTCCGCCGGACGCCACCACCGCCGCCGCCACCCCTTTACCGATACCGCTTCCGCCGCCGGTTACCAGGACCGTCTGTCCAGCCAAATTGATTTGCACGGCTACACATTTACACGGGCACCGACCTCGGAGACCTGAACTTCGCCTAGAATCATCGGATGACCGCAAAAACTGCTGACAGCGCCGAAATCGGCGACGTCGAGCCGCTGCCCGACGATACGGCCAACCAGGCACGCCGCGTGGTCGCCGCTTATGCCACCGACGCCGAAGAATGTCGGACCTTCATGGCCATGCTCGGTATCGGACCGGCGAAGCCCGAGGCGTAGGTGAGCGCCGGAGGCGGCCCGTCGACCGACTCCACCACTCCCCAGGGCCGGGCTGACTTCGTCGTCGTCGCCAACCGGCTGCCCGTCGACCAGGTAGTGCTGCCCGACGGTTCCACCACCTGGAAGCGCAGCCCTGGTGGCCTGGTCACCGCGCTGGAACCGATCCTGCGCAAACAGCGCGGAGCCTGGATCGGCTGGCCCGGCGTCGCCGACGACCGCGTGGACGAGCACGACGAGGACCCGATCGTCCAGGACGATCTGCAACTGTTCCCGGTGCGGCTGTCCGCCGAGGACGTGGCGTTGTACTACGAGGGCTTCTCGAACGCCACGCTGTGGCCGCTGTATCACGACGTCATCGTCAAACCGCAGTACCACCGGGAATGGTGGGACCGCTACGTCGAGGTCAACCGGCGCTTCGCCGAGGCGACCTCACGCTCGGCCGCGCCCGGGGCCACCGTCTGGATCCAGGACTACCAGCTGCAGTTGGTGCCCAAGATGCTGCGCATGCTGCGCCCGGACCTGACCATCGGGTTCTTCCTGCACATCCCGTTCCCGCCGGTCGAGCTGTTCATGCAGATGCCGTGGCGCACCGAGATCATCGAGGGCCTGCTCGGTGCCGACCTGGTCGGGTTCCACCTGGCCGGCGGCGCGCAGAACTTCCTGATCCTGGCCCGCCGGCTGATCGGCGCCCACACCTCGCGCGCCTCCATCGGCGTGCGCTCCCGCTTCGGCGAGGTGCAGGTCGGGTTCCGCACCGTCAAGGTCGGCGCCTTCCCGATCTCGATCGATTCGGCCGAACTGGACCGCAAGGCCCGCGCCAAGAGCATCCGGCAGCGGGCCCGCCAGATCCGCACCGAATTGGGCAACCCCCGCAAGCTCCTGCTGGGTGTGGACCGGCTGGACTACACGAAGGGCATCGACGTCCGGCTCAAGGCCTTCTCCGAACTACTGGAGCAGAACCGCGCCGACCGCAGCGATACGGTGCTGGTGCAGCTGGCCACCCCCAGCCGGGAGCGGGTGGAGAGCTACATCGAGATGCGCGAGGACATCGAGCGCCAGGTCGGCCACATCAACGGCGAGTACGGCGAGGTCGGCCATCCGGTCGTGCACTATCTGCACCGGCCGGTCCCGCGCGATGACCTGATCGCATTCTTCGTCGCCGCCGACGTCATGCTGGTCACTCCGCTGCGCGACGGCATGAATCTGGTGGCCAAGGAGTACGTGGCGTGCCGCAGCGACCTCGGCGGCGCACTCGTGCTCTCCGAGTTCACCGGCGCCGCAGCCGAACTCCGGCAGGCCTACCTGTGCAACCCGCACCATACCGACGGCGTCCGGGACGCCATCGAGGAGGCACTGAACCAGACCGTCGAGGAGGGCAGGCGCCGGATGCGGGCACTGCGCCGCCAGGTGCTGGCCCACGACGTGGACCGCTGGGCCCGGTCCTTCCTGGACGCGCTGTCCACCGCCAAATCGGACTAGCCACCGCGCCGAGGCCGAGATCGACGAAATCGCGCCGCTTCCTCGGACTCTCGCGCCGGTCTGTTCGTTCGGGCGGGGATCAGATGGGCGTGATGTAGCTGATCAGCCACTTGCCGTCGATCTTCTGGTAGTCGACGCGCAGCCGGCTGCCGTCGTACACCGGCTGCTCCGCCTTGTCTGTGACGGTGCGGTTCATGAACACCAGCACCGAAGCCGACTCCCGCTGCGCGTCCAGCAGTCCGGCGCCGACCGCATGAGCCTGGCTGATGACCTGGCGTTCGCGGGCCTGCGGAATGATGTCGCGGGCCGCGCGGTCCTCGAACTCGCGGCGGTACTCCGGCGTCAGCAGCGTCGCGGCCTCGGTGAGGCTGCGCTCGACGGTCTGGAAGTCGTAGCCGAATACCTGTGGAATCTGCGCGATGGCCAGCGCCGGCAGTTCGGCACCGGCGGCCGCCTGGGCCCGGGCCTGCACCCGGTCCCAATACAGCGTCCCGGCAAGCGCACTCAACGCGATCAGACCGATCGAGAACACCGCGACGGCCAATTGGAGCAGTCTGGCGCGCATCAGTTTCCACCCTCGGGGTACTTCAGGTCGTAGCCGGTCATGTGACCGTTGTCGTCCTCGCGCACGATCACCCGCATCCGGTAGGGCTGCGACGGCTTGTTGACCCCGTCGATATCGGTCACGGTGACCCGCACCGAGACGAGAACCGCGGCGGTGCCCCCGGTTTCATCGATCTTCTCCAGCGCCGCACCACTGATGACCGCCTCCGAGGTGGCGTTGGTGTCCCGGAAGATCGCCTTCAGGTTGTCGACGTTGTTGTTCTGGCTCAACATGTCCCGCAGCGGGCCGCTGGTGCCGTCCACGAACCGGTTGACGCTCTCGTCGATGCTCTCCTGGTCGTAGCTGAACATGTTCATCACGGTCTGCGACGCGGTGTCCACGAAACGCTGCTGGCGGGCCTGCACGGCCTCGGCATCGCGGTGCTGCACCCACAGCACGGCCACCACCGTCACCAGCGCGATCGCCGCGATCAGGGCGGCGGCCACACCGACCTGGACCACCCGGGCGACATGCGGCCGGCGCGGCGGCAGCGGGCCGAGCGGTGCCGGGGTCGGCGGCGCGGCGGGCTTGGCCACCGGGGCACTGACGTGGCGCACCGCCTGCTCGGGCACCTGCGCGGGTACACCGACCGGACCGGCCGCACGGAACGCACGCCTACGAGCCGGCCTTGTCGTGGCCGGTTCCTGCTCAACCATCTACACCCGTCCTGGCGCCATCATCAGATCCACCCAATTCTCCGCGGGAGTGAACTCGTCGCTACCGGGGGCGAACACCCCGGTACCGCCGCTCGCCGGATCGGCGAACACACCCGTCTTCGGATCGTAGGTGGTGGTCAACGAAGCACTGGCCAGGGGCTGTTCAGCCGGCATCGGAGCCGGAGCGGGGGCCGGCGCCGGTGCGGGCGGGGGCAGCAGGCCCCCGGGCGGGGGTACCAGTGCCGGGTCCGCCGACCCCGGGGGCCGGTAGACCGGCGTGCCCGGCGGCAGCGGCGGCATCGGCGCCGTCCGGCCGTACGGTGGGAGCACCTGGTCCGGCGGGGCGTGGAACGGCCACGGCGGCGCCGGCGGATTGTTGTTCGGCGGCACCGGGTTCGGGAACGGCGCGTGCGGGGCCGGACCGGGACCCGGCTGCACGCCCGGGGGCAGCTGCACCGCGGGTGCGCCCGGGTCATAGTCGGCGGCCGGCGGGATGTTCGGGAACTTGTTCGGCGGCGTGATGTTACGCGGATCGGTGACCGGGGTGTCATAGGGCACCGGCGGTCCCCGCCACGGGTTGCTGCCGATCGGCACGAACCCGACCGGGTCGCGGCACAGCTGCACGGTCGGTGCCCGCTTGCCGGGGACCTCCTGGCACGGATAGTTGCGTGCGCCGCGCACCGCGGCGGGATCGTTCTGCGCGGCCTTGCAGTACAGGTCGGTGGGCAACTCGCGCACCGTGGTGTCGGCCGGCGTGCGGATCTCGGTGGCCGGGATGAAGCCCACGTTGCAGGGTGGCGGGTCACCGAGGGCGATCTTGAAGTCCAGCTTGGCGCCCTCGTCGGCGGGCAGGCCGCCGCCGACGGTCAGCAGCGCGGCCATCAGCGCCGGGAAGATCACCAGCGCCTGCTCGATGGACTTGTTGTAGATGACGCCGATCCGGCCGAAGTTGGCCAGGTTCGCCGCCAGCACCGGGAAGGTCGGACGGATTCCGGCGAAGGTCGTGCTCGCCTCCGCCGCCGCGCCCGGCGCGGTCTGCAGCACCGAGCGAAACTGCGGATCGGCATTGGACAGCTCGCTGGTGAACCGGGCCAGGCCGTCGGCCGCGGACCGGATACCGTCACCGGCGCGAATCTGGGCGTCCAGCAACGGTCCGGCCTGATCGATCAGAGCCACGGTCTGCGGAGCGCTCGCGTTGGCCTCGTCGACCAGCAGCCGCGCCGACTGGATCAGTCGGGCCAACTCGGGTCCGGATCCGTTGAAAGCCTTGAACGTCTCGGAGAGGACGTCCTGAATCCGGGTGTCCCCCAGACTGCTCACCAGATCGTCGGCTTCGGCCAGCAGACCGGCGATGTCCTGACCGATCGCGGTGCGGTCGACCCCGATGTTGGCGCCGTCGTGCAGCAGGTCCGGACTCGGATCCTCCGGCGGCACCAGGTCGATGTACTGCTCGCCGACCGCCGACACGCTCTTGACGGTCGCGGTGACATTGCCCGGTACGTCGGTGTCGGTGTTCAGCCGCATGTTCGCGACCACTCCGTCGTCGGTCAGACCCACCGACTCGACGCGGCCGATGGTGACGCCGCGGTAGGTGACGTTCGCGTTCTGGTACAGACCGCCGCCGGCCACGAAATCGGCGGTGACCATGTAGGTTCCGATGCCCAGCTTCGCCGGCACGTGCAGGTAAAACGCCGAGATCGCGGTCACGGTGAGCACCGTGACGAGCGCGAAGATCGACAGCTGAATCCGCGTCAACCGGTCCCGCATTACGGCGTCCCCTCGTGCTGCGTCGCCGTTCCGGGCGGGATCTTGAACGGGTCGGCGGCCTGTCCGGACAGGTTCGCCAGCGCGCCGGTCAGGAAGTCCGGCGGGTTGAGGACCTCGTCGAGATGCTTCATGTTCGGGTCGAAGAACGACGTGGTGAACATGGATTCGCCGAAGCGTCGTGCCGTCAGGTCGAAGGTCGCGAACACGTTCAGGTAGTCACCGCGCACCGCATTGCGCAGGTACTTGTAGTGGAACGGGAACGTCGGCAGGAACTCCAGGTCCTTGATCAGATCGTCGCCGTTGTCGTTGAACGCCTTGATCAGCGGGTACAGGTCCAACATGTCGGCGGCGAAATCCGCCTTGGTCTCCGACAGTATCCGGGAACCGACGACAGCGAACTTCTGCAGTGCGGCGAACGCGGAGACGATGTTGTCCCGGTTGTCGTTGAGCACCTTCAGCGCATTGGGCAGGCTGTCCAGGGTGCGGCCCACATTGTCCTTGCTGCGGGCCAGGATTCCGGCGAACCGGTTCAGACCCTCGGCGGCGGTGATGATGTCATCGGTCTGCTGGTCCAGGGAAGCGGTCAGCTCGGCCAGTCTGGGCAGCAGACCGGCGAAGCTCTCGGTGCGGCCGGCGACCGCAAGGTGCGCCTCGTCCATGATGTCTTGCAGCGCACCGAGGTTGCCCTTGTTGACCACCACACCGAGCGAGGACAGCACCTCTTCGGTGGTGGGGTAACGGCCGATGCTGCCCGACGGGATGTGCGAACCCTGCTTCAGCTTGCCGACCGGCTTGGCCATCGGCTCGGCGAGCTGGACATGCTGAGATCCCAGCAGCGAGGTCTGGGCGACGGTGGCGGTGGCGTTCTCCGGCAGGTCGACGTTGCTGTCCAGTGACAACTGCACCGCGGCGTAGAACGTGCCGTCGGGCCGCTGGACGGCCTCGATCCCGGACACGCTGCCGACGGTGACGTCGTCGAGCATGACCGGCGAGTTCTGCGGCAGGGTCGCCACATCGGGCAGTTCCACGGTGATCCGGTAGGAACCCGGGCCGTGCCCGGCGGTGCCCGGCATGTTCAGCGAGTTCAGCCCGCCGAACTGACAGCCGGCCAGCATCAGCGCACCGGTTCCCAGCGCGGCGCTACGCAACAGGATGCGGGTCATCCGCCTGCCCCTTCCGTCGTCGGAGCGTCGGGTCCGGGAGCCGCTCCGGCCGGCGACATTTGGCCCGGAGCCGCTCCGGCCGGCGACATTTGGCTCGGCGCCGGCCCGGCGGGTGAAATCTGTCCGACCACCGCGGGCGGCGGCAGGATCAGCTCGCTCAGGTTGCCTTCCGGACCGACGGTCGGCGGCGTCACGCCGGGTGCGGGCTGCCACTGCAGGTACGGCACCGGGGTGCGGGCCTTGGCTTCGGTGGCCGGGGTGTCGTAGATGATCTGACCCTTGTAGGCGGTGATGCTGTCGACCGGGTGCAGCAGCATCGGCGGGTAGTTCATCGTGATGCGCTTGAGCACCGGGCCCATCCGCTGGCGGCAGATCTCGGCGCGCTTGTAGTTGTCCGGTGACGCACCGGTGTCGAAGGTGCCGCCACAGATGAACTGCACCGGGTTGGCGAAGTTGGGCAGCGACAGCAGACCGCCGACGGTGCCCTGGGCCGGGTTGTAGATGTTGTAGAAGTTGGCCAGACCGTTGGGCGTGATGTGCAGGATCTGCTCGATGTCATCACTGTGGTCGGTGAGGATCTGGGTGAAATCGGCCAGTTTCCCGACCGACTCGATCAGTTCCCCGTTCGACTCGCCGAGCAGTCCCTTCACGTCACCGAGCGCCTGGTTGAGCACCCCGAGGGTGTTGTCCAGATCCTGCGAACTGGAGGCCAGCACCTGCGACACCGAGGACACGTGATTGGTGAACTGCACGATCTGTTCGTTGCTGTTGGCCAGCGCGTCGACCAGCACCTGCAGGTTGCGCACGGTGCCGAACAGGTCGGTCCGCGAATCACCCAACCGGCCTGCGGTCTGGGACAGCTCACGCAGTGCCTGGCGGAAGGAGTCGCCGTTCCCGTCGAACGTGTCGGCGGCCTGGTTGACGAACGCGGTCAGCGGCCCTTGGACCCCGCCCTCCTTGGGGCCGAGTTGCGCGCTGAGCGCGGTGAGCTGCTCCTTGACCTCGTCCCATTCCACCGGGACGGCGGTACGGTCCATACCGATCTCGGCGCCCGAGGCCATCACGTCGCCACCGGTGTAGGCCGGCGTCAGCTGAACGAACCTGGCCGACACCAGGTTCGGCGCGATGATCAGTGCCCGCGCGTCGGCGGGCACCCGCACGTCACCCTGCACCGTCATGCTGATCTTGACGTCGGTGGCCCGCGGTTCGATGGCGTCGATGCGCCCGACCGGGACCCCGACCACGCGCACCTCGTCACCCGGGTACAGCCCGACCGCCGTCGGGAAGTAGGCGACGATCTTGTTGCCCCCGCGGTTCGGCCACACCAGGTACACGCCGACGGCCAGCAGCACCGCCAACGCGACCGCGATGATGCCGCGCAGCCACTTGGATTTCTTCGGATCAGTTTGGGTCACGGTGACTTCGGCCTCACCAGGAGTCGTTCGGCGACCATGCCGCGCAGGTAGTCCGCGAGGCTGTCCGGCAGCTTGCCCGGCTGGAAGTAGCTGTCCAGCAGCACCTCGGCCATGGTGGCCGGCGGCAGGCCGTACAGGTTGATCTGGAAGCCGGGTCCCGAACCGACCACCTCACCGAGTGCGGTCGCGTACGGCGGCAGGCGGCGCAGCGCCTCGCCGATGTGTTCCCGACGCTCGAGCAGGTTGTCCATCACCTTGTTCAGGTTCTGCAGCGCCGGCAGGAACTCGCGCTTGTTGTCGGCGACGAAGCCCGAAAGCTGCTGTGAGACATCGTCGATACCGGCGATGAGAGTGCTCAGCGCCTGCCTGCGCTCATCCAGGGCGGCGAACAGCAGGTTGCCGTCGGTGATCAGCGTGTTGACCTGATCGGCGCGCTGGGCCAGGGTGTCGGACACCCGCTTGGCGTGTACCAGCAGTTGCTCCAGCGCCTCGTCCCGTTTGTTCAGGCTGCGGCTCAGATCGGTCATCCCGTCCAGGGCGCCGCGCAATTGCGGGGTGGCGTCCTTGAGGGTGTCGGTCAGCGTCTGCAGGGCCTGCTCGAAGCGCGGCTTGTCCAGCGCGGCGACATTGCTGCCGAGGTCCTGCAGCGCGGTGTTGAGCGTGTACGGAGTCGTGGTGCGGCCCACCGGGATCGACGTGGAATCACCGCTGCCGCCCGGCGTCACGGCCAGCAACTTCTGCCCCAGCACGGTGTCGGTCTTGATCGCGACCAGCGTCTGGTTGCCGATCCTGATGTCCCGGGACACGGTGAAGTCGACCCTGGCCTGGTCACCGGCCAGCGACACATCGGTGACCGAGCCGACCTTGACGCCGGACACGGCGACGTCGTTGCCCGGGGTGATACCGCCGGCGTCGGTGAAGTACGCCTGGTAGGTGCGGCCCTGGGGATACCAGGGCAGCCCGGAGTACCCGAAGGAGACCAGCACGAGGCAGGTCACCACGAAGATCCCGAGGATCCCGGTACGAAGCGGGTTGCTGCGGTCTGGACTAGCCATTCTCAGAACACCTACCCTTCGACGGGTCCGGCGGTCCGCCGAACGGAATCAGAAGGTCGCTACCGGCCGGCCCGTTGACCTTCAGACGCACCGAGCAGTAGTACACGTTGAAGAAGGAGCCGTAGGCGCCGAGGGCGTTGAGCCGCATGTAATTCTCGGCCAGCGGTTCGATCACCTTGTTCACGTCGGCCTTACGCGCATCGAGCAGTTGCATGAACGGCCTGGTGTTCTCCAGCACGCCCTGCAGCGGCCGGCGCGACTCCTCCAGCATCTCGGTCAGATCGTTCTCGGCCGCGGCCAGCGGTGCGATGGCGCCGGCGATCGGGTCGCGGTTCTCGGCCAGCCCGGTGATGAGCCGCTGCAGTTCGTCGACGCTGGCGTCGAACTGGGCGCCCTTCTCGTCGATGGTGCCGAGCACGGCGTTGAGGTTGGTGACCACCTCACCGATGAGCTCATCGCGGGCGGCGAGGTTCTGGCTGAACGAGCTGGTGCTCGCGAGCATGCTCGCGACCGCACCGCCCTGGCCCTGCAGCAGCTCGATCACCGCGTTGCTGACCTCGTTGACCTTGTTGCCGTCAAGACCCTTGAGCACCGGCCGCAACCCGCCCAGCAGGGCGTCGAGATCCAGTGCGGGCTGGGTGTTGTCCTTGGAGATCGTCGCGCCGGGCGGCAGCTTCTTGAGTTCGCCGGGGCCGGAGGTGATCTCCATGTAGCGGTCACCGACCAGGTTCTCGTAGCGCACCACGGCCCGGGTGGAGGTGTAGAGCTGGTAGCGCCTGTCGACATCGAAGGCGACATCGACGGTGTTGTCCGGGTTCAGTGTCACGGCGTTGACGGTGCCGACCGGGACCCCGGCGATGCGGACATCCTGACCGGATTTCAGCCGGGACGCCTCGGCGAACGTCGCGTGGAACGAATTGCTCGCGGAGAACCGGAACTGGCCGAAAACCACGATCAGACCGGCGGCGACCAACACCATCGCGAGGGTGAAGACGGTGACGTTGATCAGGGTGCGCTTGTGACTGTCCATCAGCAGATGACCTCGATCTTCTTCGCGCAAGCGCTCATCAGAAATCATCCCGTTCGGCAAGTGCACCGTTGAACAGGAACTGCAGTGTCGACGGGGCGTTGAACTGCAACTCGGTGTTCGGTTCGAACGGCACATAGGCGTTGTCGGTGACCAGGAACGGCGAGCGGTACCAGGAGCCGCCGTACTGCTTGCTCGGAACATTGGGCAGGCCACGGCAGTTCGGGCCGCCGGAGGCGTTCACGATGGGCAGGCTCTCCGGGAAGGTGTACGCCGGTGAGCCGGGCAGGAAGTTCGAGTTCACGTACAGGCCGGGGCGGACGCCACCGATGATCGGGGCGAAGGTGTCCACGGCCTGGGCGGTGCCCTGGATCATGCACGGGAACACCGGGGAGTAATCGCCGAGCACCTTGAGCGGGGCGCGCAGCCGCTGGATCGCGGCGATGTAGTCGTCGGCGCC
This region of Mycolicibacterium diernhoferi genomic DNA includes:
- a CDS encoding MCE family protein, whose amino-acid sequence is MTQTDPKKSKWLRGIIAVALAVLLAVGVYLVWPNRGGNKIVAYFPTAVGLYPGDEVRVVGVPVGRIDAIEPRATDVKISMTVQGDVRVPADARALIIAPNLVSARFVQLTPAYTGGDVMASGAEIGMDRTAVPVEWDEVKEQLTALSAQLGPKEGGVQGPLTAFVNQAADTFDGNGDSFRQALRELSQTAGRLGDSRTDLFGTVRNLQVLVDALANSNEQIVQFTNHVSSVSQVLASSSQDLDNTLGVLNQALGDVKGLLGESNGELIESVGKLADFTQILTDHSDDIEQILHITPNGLANFYNIYNPAQGTVGGLLSLPNFANPVQFICGGTFDTGASPDNYKRAEICRQRMGPVLKRITMNYPPMLLHPVDSITAYKGQIIYDTPATEAKARTPVPYLQWQPAPGVTPPTVGPEGNLSELILPPPAVVGQISPAGPAPSQMSPAGAAPGQMSPAGAAPGPDAPTTEGAGG
- a CDS encoding MCE family protein, with amino-acid sequence MDSHKRTLINVTVFTLAMVLVAAGLIVVFGQFRFSASNSFHATFAEASRLKSGQDVRIAGVPVGTVNAVTLNPDNTVDVAFDVDRRYQLYTSTRAVVRYENLVGDRYMEITSGPGELKKLPPGATISKDNTQPALDLDALLGGLRPVLKGLDGNKVNEVSNAVIELLQGQGGAVASMLASTSSFSQNLAARDELIGEVVTNLNAVLGTIDEKGAQFDASVDELQRLITGLAENRDPIAGAIAPLAAAENDLTEMLEESRRPLQGVLENTRPFMQLLDARKADVNKVIEPLAENYMRLNALGAYGSFFNVYYCSVRLKVNGPAGSDLLIPFGGPPDPSKGRCSENG
- a CDS encoding MCE family protein, with the translated sequence MASPDRSNPLRTGILGIFVVTCLVLVSFGYSGLPWYPQGRTYQAYFTDAGGITPGNDVAVSGVKVGSVTDVSLAGDQARVDFTVSRDIRIGNQTLVAIKTDTVLGQKLLAVTPGGSGDSTSIPVGRTTTPYTLNTALQDLGSNVAALDKPRFEQALQTLTDTLKDATPQLRGALDGMTDLSRSLNKRDEALEQLLVHAKRVSDTLAQRADQVNTLITDGNLLFAALDERRQALSTLIAGIDDVSQQLSGFVADNKREFLPALQNLNKVMDNLLERREHIGEALRRLPPYATALGEVVGSGPGFQINLYGLPPATMAEVLLDSYFQPGKLPDSLADYLRGMVAERLLVRPKSP
- a CDS encoding MCE family protein, translating into MTRILLRSAALGTGALMLAGCQFGGLNSLNMPGTAGHGPGSYRITVELPDVATLPQNSPVMLDDVTVGSVSGIEAVQRPDGTFYAAVQLSLDSNVDLPENATATVAQTSLLGSQHVQLAEPMAKPVGKLKQGSHIPSGSIGRYPTTEEVLSSLGVVVNKGNLGALQDIMDEAHLAVAGRTESFAGLLPRLAELTASLDQQTDDIITAAEGLNRFAGILARSKDNVGRTLDSLPNALKVLNDNRDNIVSAFAALQKFAVVGSRILSETKADFAADMLDLYPLIKAFNDNGDDLIKDLEFLPTFPFHYKYLRNAVRGDYLNVFATFDLTARRFGESMFTTSFFDPNMKHLDEVLNPPDFLTGALANLSGQAADPFKIPPGTATQHEGTP